A DNA window from Candidatus Syntrophoarchaeum caldarius contains the following coding sequences:
- a CDS encoding hexosyltransferase, with amino-acid sequence MNIVFVAKRMYPPHIGGIELYVFELAEALRQEGFACSVISEAEKSAMDRKIINADVVHFCGLDGQFSVYYLKISKKYNKATVITPFYHPIGLTVRSSSARVKPLLYLRLWLNKKKISTYLIKNCDKIIAASSFDQKQLYKDFNVKSVVIPYGINLSKIHIKKVVDKTKLDKNINLSFVGEISSKGNGLSCIVKALNILKSRGCYCKLVAAGRDVGETNKIMKLAEKLNVGDQIQILGMVPNERALEIMANSDIFIMPSYYETFSKVVIEAMAVGVPVIASDVGAHKELIRNPKLRVAYGDAGGLADAIDNLVSDNELYNETIVYEKEFVKQFDWRGVSKRIIELYKRLC; translated from the coding sequence ATGAATATAGTTTTTGTTGCTAAGCGCATGTACCCCCCACATATTGGGGGGATCGAACTCTATGTATTTGAGCTAGCAGAAGCACTTAGACAAGAGGGCTTTGCTTGTTCAGTAATTTCCGAAGCTGAAAAATCTGCGATGGATAGAAAAATTATTAATGCCGATGTAGTTCATTTTTGTGGGTTAGATGGACAGTTTTCAGTATATTACTTAAAAATATCCAAGAAATATAATAAAGCTACGGTTATAACCCCATTCTATCACCCGATTGGGCTAACTGTTCGTTCCAGTTCTGCAAGAGTAAAACCCCTATTGTATTTAAGGCTTTGGTTAAATAAAAAGAAAATATCTACATATCTTATAAAAAATTGTGACAAAATAATAGCTGCATCCTCTTTTGACCAGAAACAACTTTACAAAGATTTTAATGTAAAAAGTGTGGTCATACCTTATGGTATAAATTTATCCAAAATACATATAAAAAAAGTAGTTGATAAAACTAAATTAGATAAAAATATAAACTTATCATTTGTTGGTGAAATTAGCAGCAAAGGAAATGGCTTATCATGTATTGTAAAAGCATTAAATATACTAAAATCTAGGGGGTGTTATTGCAAGTTGGTTGCAGCTGGGAGAGATGTTGGTGAAACTAACAAAATAATGAAACTTGCAGAAAAACTAAATGTTGGAGATCAAATACAGATTCTTGGTATGGTTCCAAATGAGAGAGCTTTAGAAATAATGGCTAATTCAGATATTTTCATAATGCCAAGTTATTATGAAACTTTTAGTAAAGTTGTTATTGAAGCTATGGCAGTTGGTGTTCCTGTAATAGCTTCGGATGTTGGAGCACATAAGGAACTCATAAGAAATCCAAAGCTCAGAGTTGCTTATGGAGATGCAGGCGGGCTGGCTGATGCAATTGACAATCTGGTTTCAGATAATGAACTATACAACGAGACCATAGTATATGAAAAGGAGTTTGTAAAGCA